The following coding sequences lie in one Clarias gariepinus isolate MV-2021 ecotype Netherlands chromosome 27, CGAR_prim_01v2, whole genome shotgun sequence genomic window:
- the mcm3 gene encoding DNA replication licensing factor MCM3, translating to MATEVVDDHEIREAQRDYLDFLDDDQDQGIYQSKVRDMISENKFRLIVNINDLRRRNEARAAKLLNNAFMELLAFQRALKDMVASVDATYAKQYEEFFIGLEGSFGSKHVTPRTLTSRLLGSMVCVEGIVTKCSLVRPKVVRSVHYCPATKKTLERKYTDMTSLEAFPSSAIYPTKDEENNPLETEFGLSIYKDHQTITVQEMPEKAPAGQLPRSVDIILDNDLVDAAKPGDRVQLIGTYRCLPGKKGGFTSGTFRTIMIACQVKQMSKEVTPYFSADDVAKIKNFSKSRTKNVFDQLARSLAPSIHGHDYIKKAILCMLLGGVEKVLENGSRLRGDINVLLIGDPSVAKSQLLRYVLYTAPRAIPTTGRGSSGVGLTAAVTTDQETGERRLEAGAMVLADRGVVCIDEFDKMSDMDRTAIHEVMEQGRVTIAKAGIHARLNARCSVLAAANPVYGRYDQYKTPMENIGLQDSLLSRFDLLFIMLDQMDPEQDREISDHVLRMHRYRDPREQDGAALPLGGTVDVLATDDPDVAQEEEQELQVYEKHNHLLHGNRKQRERVVSKQFMRKYIHVAKAISPVLTQEAANHIAEEYTRLRNQEQLGTDIARTSPVTVRTLETLIRLATAHAKARMSKSVELEDTEVAVELVQFAYFKKVLEKKKRTRQEDHDEASENEEEEEEEDQGTPKQQRKRRRRSTERRPSQSSEPYDPYDFTTEADVPQIQSPAPARLDEEPMETPEQNGHTELSEDRLKEFKSALLEVFRAAHAQSVGMNALMGDINKDRSTPFEQAEVRAALARMQDDNQVMVADDIIFLI from the exons ATGGCTACTGAAGTTGTGGATGATCACGAGATCAGGGAAGCTCAGAGAGATTACCTGGATTTTCTGGATGACGAT CAGGATCAGGGGATCTATCAGAGTAAAGTGCGGGACATGATCAGTGAGAACAAATTCCGCCTCATCGTCAACATTAACGACCTGCGCCGCCGGAACGAGGCTCGCGCTGCCAA GCTGTTGAACAATGCTTTCATGGAGCTCCTGGCGTTCCAGCGTGCTCTGAAGGATATGGTTGCCTCCGTTGATGCCACCTACGCCAAGCAGTACGAGGAGTTTTTCATTGGGCTAGAGGGCAGCTTCGGGAGCAAGCACGTCACTCCTCGGACTCTTACTTCCCGTCTGCTGGGCTCCATGGTGTGTGTGGAGGGCATCGTTACCAAAT GCTCTCTTGTGCGCCCTAAGGTGGTACGAAGTGTCCATTATTGCCCGGCCACCAAGAAGACTTTGGAACGCAAATACACAGACATGACCTCGCTGGAAGCTTTCCCTTCTAGTGCCATCTACCCAACCAAG GATGAGGAGAACAACCCCTTGGAGACCGAGTTTGGTCTGTCTATTTATAAAGACCATCAGACCATCACAGTGCAGGAGATGCCTGAGAAGGCTCCGGCTGGCCAGCTGCCCCGCTCAGTGGACATCATCCTGGACAACGACTTGGTGGATGCTGCCAAGCCAGGAGATCGCGTGCAGCTCATTGGCACCTACCGCTGCCTGCCAGGCAAGAAGGGAGGCTTCACCTCAGGGACCTTCAG GACCATTATGATAGCTTGCCAAGTGAAGCAGATGAGCAAGGAAGTCACGCCATACTTCTCTGCTGATGATGTGGCGAAGATCAAGAACTTCAGCAAGTCTCGCACCAAG AACGTGTTTGACCAGTTGGCACGATCCTTGGCTCCTAGTATCCACGGTCATGATTACATTAAGAAAGCCATCTTGTGTATGCTGCTCGGAGGAGTAGAGAAGGTTCTAGAAAATGGATCACGCCTCCGTGGAGACATCAACGTCCTCCTCATAG GGGATCCCTCTGTTGCGAAGTCACAGCTGCTGCGCTATGTGCTGTATACAGCGCCGCGTGCCATCCCCACCACAGGCCGCGGCTCGTCAGGTGTCGGTCTCACCGCAGCGGTCACCACTGATCAGGAGACAG GTGAGCGGCGTCTGGAGGCAGGTGCCATGGTGCTGGCTGATCGGGGCGTGGTCTGCATTGATGAATTCGACAAAATGTCAGACATGGACCGCACCGCCATCCACGAAGTCATGGAGCAGGGGCGTGTCACTATTGCCAAAGCTGGTATCCATGCCCGCCTGAACGCCCGCTGCAGCGTCCTGGCAGCAGCCAACCCCGTCTACGGCCGG tacGACCAGTATAAGACTCCCATGGAGAACATCGGGCTGCAGGACTCCCTCTTGTCTCGTTTCGATTTGCTCTTCATCATGTTGGATCAGATGGACCCCGAGCAGGATCGTGAGATCTCTGACCATGTTCTGCGCATGCACCGCTACCGCGACCCTCGTGAACAAGACGGAGCAG CATTGCCTCTGGGTGGTACGGTGGATGTTTTGGCAACCGATGACCCTGATGTGGCACAGGAAGAGGAGCAGGAGCTACAGGTGTATGAGAAACACAACCATCTTCTGCATGGCAACCGGAAACAGAG GGAGCGCGTGGTGAGCAAACAGTTCATGAGGAAGTACATCCACGTTGCCAAGGCGATTTCTCCTGTATTGACCCAAGAAGCAGCCAATCACATTGCAGAGGAGTACACACGACTGCGCAACCAGGAGCAGCTCGGCACAGACATTGCTCGG ACCTCCCCGGTGACAGTCAGGACCCTGGAGACTCTGATCCGTCTGGCCACGGCCCATGCCAAAGCTCGCATGAGCAAATCCGTGGAGCTGGAGGACACAGAAGTGGCTGTGGAGCTCGTTCAGTTCGCCTACTTTAAAAAG GTTCTGGAAAAGAAGAAGCGCACCAGGCAGGAAGACCATGATGAAGCCTCTGAGaatgaggaagaggaagaggaggaagatcAGGGCACCCCCAAACAACAAAGGAAGAG GAGGCGACGTTCGACTGAGCGcaggccgtcacagagcagcgAACCCTACGACCCATATGACTTCACCACCGAGGCAGACGTCCCTCAGA TTCAATCTCCAGCTCCTGCAAGACTCGATGAGGAGCCCATGGAGACACCTGAGCAGAATGGCCACACAGAGCTGTCAGAGGACAG GCTGAAGGAGTTTAAATCGGCGTTGCTGGAGGTCTTCCGTGCCGCACACGCTCAGTCGGTGGGCATGAACGCGCTAATGGGAGACATCAACAAGGACCGCTCCACTCCGTTCGAGCAGGCCGAGGTCCGAGCTGCTCTGGCGCGCATGCAGGACGACAACCAGGTCATGGTGGCTGATGATATAATTTTCCTCATctaa
- the paqr8 gene encoding membrane progestin receptor beta codes for MSSGVVGRLSTLTIDIKQLLGLPHPFLSLQPLPAPQATVGASNVPSLFREPYIHSGYRPVGQPWHCYALSLFQSHNELLNVWSHLIALPAVLLRFWVFAATRDLPLDASSLPLCLYILSILTYLTCSTLAHLLQSHSELSHYSLFFLDYVGVAVYQYGSALANYFYCAEEEWSQSLVGTLFLPGAALLGWLSCASCCFAKLRYRRPYPLQRKIFQIVPASLAYMLDISPVALRLATRSWHEPVLVLHALQVTFFLMAAFFFSCPVPERFFPGKCDIIGHGHQIFHIFLVMCTMCQMEGIFQDFLGQRSTVVQLRGESSIWLATGFFIVLVLCSTLTAVGMRQSVQRQLQKERMRSE; via the coding sequence ATGTCAAGCGGAGTTGTAGGTCGTCTGAGCACCTTGACGATCGATATTAAGCAGTTACTTGGCCTGCCTCATCCCTTCCTTTCTCTTCAACCCTTGCCGGCCCCTCAGGCCACAGTGGGAGCCTCAAACGTGCCCAGCTTGTTCCGTGAGCCCTATATCCATTCAGGTTACCGTCCTGTAGGCCAGCCGTGGCACTGCTATGCGCTCAGCCTCTTTCAAAGCCACAATGAGTTGCTGAATGTCTGGTCACACCTTATAGCTCTACCCGCTGTGCTGCTGCGCTTCTGGGTCTTTGCTGCAACAAGAGACCTGCCTCTGGACGCCTCATCGCTGCCCCTTTGCCTCTACATCCTTTCAATTCTGACCTACCTCACATGTAGCACTCTAGCCCATTTGCTTCAGTCTCACTCAGAGCTCTCACACTATTCCCTCTTCTTCCTGGATTATGTCGGCGTGGCTGTGTATCAGTATGGCTCGGCATTGGCAAATTATTTTTACTGCGCTGAGGAGGAGTGGAGCCAGAGCCTGGTAGGGACATTGTTTCTGCCTGGCGCTGCTCTACTAGGATGGTTGTCATGTGCCAGCTGCTGCTTTGCCAAGTTGCGCTATCGCCGTCCGTACCCGCTGCAAAGGAAGATCTTTCAGATTGTGCCTGCTAGCCTGGCATACATGTTGGACATCAGCCCTGTAGCACTCCGGTTAGCCACTAGATCCTGGCATGAGCCTGTGCTGGTGCTGCATGCCCTGCAAGTGACCTTCTTCCTGATGGCTGCCTTCTTCTTCTCATGCCCGGTACCTGAACGCTTTTTTCCAGGGAAGTGTGATATTATAGGACATGGACACCAGATCTTTCATATCTTTCTGGTTATGTGCACTATGTGCCAAATGGAGGGGATTTTTCAGGATTTCTTGGGGCAGAGGAGCACGGTAGTGCAGCTGCGTGGAGAGTCGAGCATCTGGCTAGCCACAGGCTTTTTCATTGTCCTGGTGCTATGCAGTACACTGACAGCAGTTGGAATGAGACAGAGTGTCCAAAGGCAGctgcagaaagaaagaatgaggaGCGAATGA
- the il17a/f3 gene encoding interleukin 17a/f3, protein MHISVLLRVLLLLALCVLLLGADNSPAGRRGKKERKRSPAKKSSQRKAIKLWLGVDPAVEKQPDTYQVSPSQSTSPWTYEVSYDESRIPSHMFEAKCERMGCLNKDGIEDLGLESKPIFYQILVLRRVKGKKKDYSFRLERHTTSVGCTCVLPNVISHV, encoded by the exons ATGCACATCTCAGTG CTTCTCAGGGTGTTACTGTTGTTAGCATTGTGTGTACTGTTGCTCGGAGCTGATAATTCTCCTGCAGGACGCAGAGGAAAGAAGGAACGGAAAAGAAGTCCAGCTAAAAAGAGCTCTCAAAGAAAAGCCATAAAACTCTGGCTGGGTGTTGATCCTGCAGTAGAAAAGCAACCAGATACCTACCAAGTATCTCCAAGTCAGTCAACATCACCATGGACATATGA GGTCTCTTACGATGAATCCCGCATTCCAAGCCACATGTTCGAGGCAAAGTGTGAGAGGATGGGCTGCTTGAACAAAGATGGAATTGAAGACCTTGGTCTGGAATCGAAACCCATCTTCTATCAAATCCTGGTGCTCAGAAGAGTGAAGGGTAAAAAGAAAGACTATTCCTTTCGACTGGAGAGACATACCACCAGCGTGGGCTGCACATGCGTTTTACCTAATGTTATCTCCCACGTGTAG